In Legionella sp. PATHC035, a genomic segment contains:
- a CDS encoding Smr/MutS family protein, with amino-acid sequence MLNEYYLTDDIEEPVLASSVLAYVTPNVSGKRFNELKTAQIPWEAKLDLSNLKPEDARQALLEFIQKQVKKNKHSLLIVHGTQSAKNAPPLLKNLVNHWLPQIPEVIAFHSAKPSDGGTGAVYVLLKRVSDLPVFTRTESSSFLVVETKAMERQRRLAEQQGERRMASVKAREHSNYEAQPGLEGELQNNILQHPALDSQRFDGIDAPLNPEPPLNTDARREYDNERRNQEQEKQLRLGNMPRFTNTPKPRGP; translated from the coding sequence ATGCTAAATGAATATTATTTAACCGATGATATTGAAGAGCCTGTTCTTGCGAGTAGTGTTTTAGCTTATGTGACACCTAATGTTTCTGGTAAGCGTTTTAATGAATTAAAAACTGCGCAAATTCCTTGGGAAGCAAAACTGGATCTTTCAAATCTAAAGCCAGAGGATGCACGTCAGGCTTTGCTTGAATTTATTCAAAAACAGGTGAAGAAGAATAAACATTCCCTACTTATTGTTCATGGTACACAAAGCGCCAAAAATGCTCCTCCTCTGCTCAAGAATTTAGTGAACCACTGGTTGCCGCAAATCCCAGAGGTCATTGCGTTTCATAGCGCGAAGCCTAGTGATGGTGGTACTGGCGCAGTCTATGTTTTACTTAAAAGAGTATCGGATCTTCCTGTATTCACTCGTACGGAAAGCTCTTCCTTTTTAGTTGTGGAAACTAAAGCTATGGAGCGGCAGAGACGTCTGGCTGAGCAGCAAGGTGAGCGGCGAATGGCGTCGGTGAAAGCGCGTGAACACTCCAATTATGAGGCTCAACCGGGTCTTGAAGGGGAGTTGCAAAATAATATTTTGCAACATCCCGCGTTAGACAGTCAGCGTTTTGATGGCATTGATGCACCTTTAAATCCTGAACCTCCTCTAAATACGGACGCGCGACGCGAATACGATAATGAACGACGCAACCAGGAGCAAGAAAAGCAACTGCGTTTAGGTAATATGCCTCGATTCACTAATACACCTAAACCTAGAGGTCCTTAA
- the ankH gene encoding Dot/Icm T4SS effector AnkH/LegA3: MTIASDIISHRMPDFEAYLRAGESLDDIDEYGFTPLIECAITRQTHIAEQLIVRKVNVNKADVTGRTPLHWAVDNNDVEMAQLLLNSGADPNAYTRNGLSVLVYPVLRGQETLKRLLYQYGAKLDFALDFINGKLIGHRFELQGDVDIVNAKGEFIELDYEGFILEFTVAVIRDALRRFISSYSTRHLRDYFPLAYVIIDGFTLAEELLQYQHLPYLNEQQIRRVQEFLKAPMLILPAASRGHAMGFIRFGQWWAKIDRGENSLQEGSVNIYKMSNPEALNVRFLQDFLYKKQPRRYFHQVINQQLGLIPVAKMPISSQISGNCSWANIQAIVAVAYAIQELQKNNFINFDPAMSFYDEWVSWDKERAIDECIQRFYLANPLRKASIAAMLGGVLFQACHYNNARHLEMAEKILKILTLPDYEYILKSYLEEYCIKRLTKKGNNLLKILDDCGINPNIGVNPVATDL, from the coding sequence ATGACAATTGCAAGTGACATAATCAGCCATCGAATGCCTGATTTTGAAGCTTATCTTCGAGCAGGGGAATCGTTGGATGATATTGATGAATATGGTTTTACACCCTTAATTGAGTGTGCTATTACCCGCCAAACTCACATTGCTGAGCAATTAATTGTTCGTAAAGTCAATGTGAATAAAGCCGACGTGACCGGGCGTACTCCCTTACATTGGGCGGTGGATAATAATGATGTCGAAATGGCGCAATTGTTATTAAATAGTGGTGCAGATCCCAATGCCTATACGCGTAATGGACTTTCTGTATTGGTCTATCCCGTATTGCGCGGTCAAGAGACGCTCAAACGTTTACTGTATCAGTATGGGGCTAAACTTGATTTTGCCCTTGATTTTATTAACGGCAAACTCATTGGCCATCGTTTTGAGTTGCAAGGGGATGTGGATATAGTCAATGCCAAGGGCGAATTTATTGAACTGGATTATGAAGGTTTTATTCTTGAATTTACTGTTGCCGTGATCAGGGATGCCTTAAGACGTTTTATCAGCAGCTATTCAACACGCCATTTACGAGACTATTTTCCATTGGCTTACGTCATTATCGATGGCTTTACGCTTGCAGAGGAGCTTTTACAATATCAGCACTTGCCTTATTTGAACGAACAACAAATACGACGGGTGCAGGAATTTTTAAAAGCACCTATGTTGATTCTTCCTGCAGCCAGTCGCGGCCATGCTATGGGATTTATTCGTTTTGGTCAATGGTGGGCTAAAATTGATCGCGGTGAAAACAGCTTACAGGAGGGGAGTGTTAATATCTATAAAATGAGTAATCCCGAAGCCTTGAATGTTCGTTTTCTGCAAGATTTTCTTTATAAAAAACAGCCGAGACGTTATTTCCATCAAGTAATTAACCAGCAATTAGGGTTGATTCCCGTCGCAAAAATGCCAATTAGTTCGCAAATTAGTGGTAATTGCTCTTGGGCCAATATCCAGGCGATTGTTGCAGTTGCTTATGCCATTCAAGAATTACAAAAGAATAATTTTATTAATTTCGATCCAGCGATGAGCTTTTATGATGAGTGGGTATCTTGGGACAAGGAACGAGCTATCGATGAATGCATTCAACGTTTTTATTTGGCTAATCCTCTCCGTAAAGCCAGTATTGCCGCCATGTTAGGTGGCGTTTTATTCCAAGCCTGTCATTATAACAATGCGCGCCATTTGGAAATGGCAGAGAAAATACTCAAAATTCTCACCTTGCCAGATTATGAATACATTTTAAAAAGTTATCTTGAAGAGTATTGCATCAAACGGTTAACCAAAAAAGGGAATAATTTACTCAAAATTCTTGATGATTGCGGGATCAATCCCAATATTGGCGTGAATCCCGTTGCCACCGATTTATGA
- a CDS encoding DUF1328 domain-containing protein yields the protein MLKWALIFLVVAIVAGLFGFRGIASTATSIAKVLFFLFIVIFLAFLILSLFGTASLTALP from the coding sequence ATGTTAAAGTGGGCGCTCATTTTTTTGGTAGTCGCCATTGTTGCAGGTTTATTTGGTTTTCGCGGCATTGCGTCCACGGCAACCAGTATTGCCAAAGTACTCTTCTTTTTGTTTATCGTTATTTTCCTGGCATTTTTAATTTTGAGTTTATTTGGAACCGCATCGCTTACTGCATTGCCGTAG
- a CDS encoding NAD(P)-dependent alcohol dehydrogenase — MIPVKGYAAQSAKAPLKPYSFERRDVGTNDVLIDIHYCGICHSDIHQVKDEWGGSLFPMVPGHEIVGVVSQVGPSVSKFKVGDRVGVGCFVDSCRQCESCHEGMEQFCEEGMTLTYNNVEKQSGNLAQGGYSTQIVVDENYILNIPKHLPLDAAAPLLCAGITLYSPLKHWQIGPGKRVGILGLGGLGHMGVKLAHAMGAEVTVLSHSLSKEADGRRMGADHFLATSNPETFRKLKNYFDLIICTVSAKIDWNEYIQLLRRDGTMVVVGIPEESVPLNAFSLIAKRRSLAGSIIGGIKETQEMLDFCGKHNIVSDIELIPIQQVNEAYERVLKSDVRYRFVIDIATLS; from the coding sequence ATGATACCCGTAAAAGGTTATGCGGCTCAAAGTGCAAAAGCCCCTCTTAAACCTTATTCATTTGAGCGTCGTGATGTTGGAACAAATGACGTGCTAATTGACATTCATTACTGTGGCATCTGTCACTCAGACATTCATCAAGTAAAAGATGAATGGGGTGGTTCCTTATTTCCAATGGTTCCAGGTCATGAAATTGTTGGCGTAGTCAGTCAGGTAGGCCCATCGGTCAGTAAATTTAAAGTAGGCGACCGCGTTGGTGTCGGTTGTTTTGTTGATTCGTGCCGACAATGTGAAAGCTGTCATGAAGGAATGGAACAGTTTTGCGAAGAAGGTATGACTTTAACCTACAACAATGTGGAAAAACAGAGCGGTAACTTGGCTCAAGGTGGCTACTCGACCCAAATTGTTGTTGACGAAAATTATATTCTAAACATTCCTAAACACCTGCCGTTGGACGCTGCGGCCCCTCTGCTTTGTGCAGGAATAACTCTCTACTCCCCCTTAAAGCATTGGCAGATTGGCCCTGGAAAACGTGTCGGTATTTTAGGCTTGGGTGGACTTGGACATATGGGTGTCAAGCTGGCACATGCAATGGGTGCTGAAGTGACCGTTTTAAGTCATTCGCTCAGTAAAGAAGCAGATGGTAGACGCATGGGTGCCGATCATTTTTTGGCCACTTCGAACCCTGAAACGTTTCGAAAACTAAAAAATTATTTTGATCTCATAATCTGTACTGTTTCTGCTAAGATCGATTGGAATGAATACATCCAATTACTCCGTCGCGATGGGACTATGGTTGTTGTTGGGATTCCAGAAGAGTCCGTTCCACTGAATGCATTTTCTTTAATCGCGAAACGTAGAAGTCTTGCTGGGTCAATTATTGGAGGAATCAAAGAAACCCAGGAAATGCTCGATTTTTGCGGCAAACACAACATTGTGTCCGATATTGAACTTATTCCCATACAACAAGTAAACGAAGCTTATGAACGTGTCCTAAAAAGTGATGTCCGCTATCGTTTTGTCATTGACATTGCCACGTTGTCATAA
- a CDS encoding Rne/Rng family ribonuclease — protein MEKMLINAMQTEEVRVALVKDRYLFDLDIECPGEVKKKGNIYKATVTRREPSLDAVFVEYGSKRQGFLPLKEIAPEYLSKNPDEFGDEKPPITSLIREGQELLVQVDKEERGSKGAALTTYITLAGCYLVLMPNNPRSGGISRRIEGEERDELRETLNALTLPEDMGLIIRTAGVGKSQEELQDDLDMLCNQWQSIKQAYNSELAPSLIHQEGDVIIRSIRDNLRKSISEIIIDDQISYIKAKQYIERVKPEFLPNLKLYNSSIPLFNFYQIESQIETAFQRQVMLPSGGALVIDRTEALVSIDVNSAKATGGSDIEATAFNTNIEAADEIARQLRLRDLGGLVVIDFIDMSSSKNQRDVENRLKEALQADRARIQVGRISRFGLLEMSRQRLRLSLGESAQEVCPRCEGRGTVRNIQSHGLAITRLIEEEALKEKTAEIQVQLPAEMATFIMNEKRNFIKDIEKRHSVSVMIIANPYMHLPQYSITRLKEDNVGKSKKPSYSLIQQPELHVPGSEVDSSLRDEPAVKPLTEHQPVKSAQASFIKRLWSSLFGGHTDTSVSVPQSQAKRAPGRHQAQTKTSKGSGGDRRSQNRRRRPSGNQQQRTGAGNNPTASNQNRRRTGQQQQQGNIKAVAKGDGQKKRETAVKE, from the coding sequence ATGGAAAAAATGTTAATCAATGCAATGCAAACTGAGGAAGTTCGTGTTGCACTTGTTAAAGATCGTTATTTATTTGACCTGGATATTGAATGTCCCGGTGAAGTGAAAAAAAAGGGTAATATTTATAAAGCAACCGTCACCAGACGAGAGCCGAGTCTCGATGCTGTTTTCGTAGAATATGGTTCTAAACGTCAAGGTTTCTTGCCCCTTAAAGAAATAGCACCTGAATATTTAAGCAAAAATCCTGATGAATTTGGCGATGAAAAGCCACCCATCACTTCTTTAATCCGCGAAGGTCAGGAATTGTTGGTTCAGGTTGACAAAGAGGAACGTGGCAGCAAGGGAGCAGCGCTAACAACCTATATTACTTTAGCCGGTTGTTACTTAGTTCTGATGCCTAATAATCCTCGCTCAGGCGGTATCTCCAGACGTATCGAAGGTGAAGAGCGCGATGAACTGCGAGAAACACTCAATGCATTGACTTTACCTGAAGACATGGGACTTATTATCCGTACTGCGGGTGTAGGCAAAAGCCAAGAAGAATTACAAGATGACCTGGATATGCTGTGCAATCAATGGCAATCGATCAAACAAGCTTATAATTCGGAACTTGCCCCTTCGTTGATACATCAAGAAGGTGATGTCATCATTCGTTCTATTCGTGATAATTTACGTAAGTCCATCAGCGAAATCATCATCGATGATCAGATTTCTTACATTAAAGCCAAGCAATATATCGAGCGAGTAAAACCAGAATTCTTGCCTAACTTGAAGCTCTACAACAGCAGCATCCCTCTGTTTAACTTCTATCAAATTGAAAGTCAGATAGAGACTGCATTCCAGCGTCAAGTGATGTTGCCGTCTGGAGGTGCTTTGGTGATCGACAGAACCGAGGCTCTGGTTTCAATTGATGTCAACTCCGCTAAAGCAACGGGGGGATCAGATATCGAAGCCACTGCATTCAATACAAATATTGAAGCAGCCGACGAAATCGCTCGCCAGTTACGTCTACGTGATTTGGGTGGTTTAGTTGTTATCGATTTCATTGATATGAGCTCCAGTAAAAATCAACGGGATGTCGAAAATCGCCTGAAAGAAGCATTGCAAGCGGATAGAGCACGTATTCAAGTCGGACGTATTTCCCGCTTTGGTCTTCTGGAAATGTCACGTCAACGTCTGAGATTATCACTAGGGGAAAGTGCTCAGGAAGTGTGTCCACGGTGTGAGGGACGAGGTACGGTTCGTAACATTCAGTCGCACGGGTTGGCAATTACACGTCTCATTGAAGAAGAAGCATTAAAGGAAAAGACCGCTGAAATCCAAGTACAGCTTCCTGCAGAAATGGCAACCTTCATTATGAATGAGAAGCGTAATTTCATTAAAGACATTGAGAAAAGACATAGTGTTTCAGTAATGATTATCGCCAATCCTTACATGCACTTACCACAATACTCAATCACTCGTCTGAAAGAAGATAATGTCGGTAAATCGAAAAAACCTAGTTACTCTCTAATCCAACAGCCTGAATTACATGTTCCTGGTAGTGAGGTAGATAGTTCTTTACGAGATGAGCCTGCAGTTAAGCCACTAACAGAACATCAACCAGTAAAAAGCGCTCAAGCCAGCTTTATCAAGCGCTTATGGTCGAGTTTATTTGGTGGACATACAGATACTTCAGTTTCAGTACCACAAAGTCAGGCTAAAAGAGCACCAGGCCGTCATCAAGCTCAGACAAAAACGTCTAAAGGTTCTGGTGGTGACCGCAGATCGCAAAATAGAAGACGTCGGCCCAGTGGTAATCAACAACAAAGAACCGGTGCCGGTAATAATCCAACTGCTTCTAACCAGAATCGTAGAAGAACAGGACAACAGCAGCAGCAAGGAAATATCAAAGCGGTTGCTAAAGGAGATGGCCAGAAAAAAAGAGAGACTGCAGTAAAAGAATAA
- a CDS encoding RluA family pseudouridine synthase, with protein MSEVSYREISNEEEGQRLDNYLIRILKGVPKSHIYRIIRGGEVRVNKKRAQINSRLHAGDNVRIPPIRVSESKEVFVGDALAKRLKDCIIFEDSCFLVINKPAGIAVHGGSGLSLGVIEALRKTRTDLTYLELIHRLDKDTSGCLLLAKKRSTLRAMHALLEAREVQKTYWTLLTHRWEGKKQVTVRAALEKNTLKSGERIVSVKEEGKASETVFKLLENYQQACWVEASPKTGRTHQIRVHSAHLGHVIVGDKKYGALAGDVEGIDNQHHRLFLHARSIQFELNGTKHLFQADADNHFSTALKQLRARSVVSNEQSI; from the coding sequence ATGAGTGAAGTAAGTTATAGAGAAATCAGTAATGAAGAAGAAGGGCAACGTCTGGATAATTATTTGATTCGCATTTTAAAAGGTGTTCCCAAAAGCCATATCTACAGAATTATCCGTGGTGGTGAAGTTCGGGTTAATAAAAAAAGAGCACAAATCAATTCACGATTACATGCCGGGGACAATGTCCGTATTCCTCCAATTCGGGTTTCCGAATCAAAAGAGGTATTTGTGGGCGATGCTTTGGCCAAACGATTGAAAGACTGCATCATTTTTGAAGATTCGTGTTTTTTGGTCATTAACAAGCCAGCAGGCATAGCGGTTCATGGTGGAAGTGGTTTGAGTCTTGGAGTAATCGAAGCGTTGAGAAAAACCCGAACTGATTTAACTTATCTTGAATTGATTCATCGACTTGATAAAGACACTTCGGGATGTCTTTTATTAGCTAAAAAAAGAAGCACCCTGAGGGCAATGCATGCATTACTTGAGGCGCGCGAGGTGCAAAAAACCTATTGGACCTTATTGACTCATCGCTGGGAAGGTAAAAAACAAGTCACCGTACGAGCTGCACTTGAAAAAAATACTTTAAAATCAGGTGAGCGTATTGTGTCCGTTAAAGAAGAAGGAAAAGCTTCTGAAACGGTATTTAAACTTCTTGAAAATTATCAACAGGCCTGTTGGGTCGAGGCCAGTCCTAAAACCGGGCGTACGCATCAAATTCGTGTACATAGTGCCCATTTAGGACATGTTATAGTCGGTGATAAAAAATATGGGGCACTTGCAGGAGATGTAGAAGGGATAGATAATCAGCATCATCGTCTTTTTTTACACGCACGATCGATTCAATTTGAATTAAATGGCACAAAGCATTTGTTTCAAGCTGATGCAGATAACCATTTTTCTACCGCACTAAAACAATTACGTGCGAGGAGCGTAGTGAGCAATGAGCAATCCATATGA